One Planctomicrobium piriforme genomic window, TGATCGTGTCGATGTAATTGACCATGGCTGTTTGTTCGAAATTGAGGCCGACGCTGTTGAGCTTGAGTACTTTCTCATCGGCGTCGAGTTCCCCATCGTAAGGCCACATGTAGGTCATCATCGACCCGATGAACGTGCCGACAAAACGCTGCTTCGCGGTGTCGTAGCCCAGCGTCATGATGGTTTTTCCGATCCCGCCGTCAGGCATCTCTCCCTGACCTTCACAGAGAATCCAGATCTCACCAAGTCCACGAACGACTTCTGAACCCTGATGCTTCATGGGAGGCTGATCCGGACCCATATTGGCTTCGACTTCGAAGGTCCATTTGCCAATCAGTTGCTGCAGCCAGCGGTGCTGGGGTTGCGGTTCGACATGCATGAGTGGGATCGCTTACTTTGGAGGTCACGTTGGAGGGTAGAAATCACAAGCACGAAATTCGAAATCCGAGACAAATTTTCAGCATCGAAAAATCAAAACGCAATCGGGCTTTGCCTGATTTGAGCATTGGTATTCGTTTCGGATTTCGTGCTTCGAGATTCGTGCTTTACCCACCGTAGGTGGGTTTCTGCGGCCAACCCGCCGGGGAGTCTTCGAAGTCTTCCTGCCGCCCGTAGGGGGTGATGTCCAGCAGCGAATAGGAATCGGTCAGGCTTTCGCAACCACGGGCATAGGTGGAATAGGTGTGGTAGACGTTGTCGTCGATGCGAAAGAAGACGCTCGTTCCATGTGATTCCCCTTGCAGGAACCAGGGCTCGGCAGCCTGGCGCGATTCGAGTTCTTCCGCTTTGCGGAAATTGTATTCCAGGGGCACGACAGACTTGTCGAGCGTCACATGGAAGTCGTAGTTGAAGCGGTTGTTGAAAGAGGAAACCCAGGTGCGATTCCAGCCCTGCTGCTGTTTGTACTTCAACAGTTTTTCAAGCGGGGCACGGGAGATGAGGGCCAGGGTTGTTTGCCGGGCGTTGAGCATCGACAGGTCGCCCATTGCATTCACCAGTCCGGTGCAGCCGGGGCACCCTTTGTCCCAGGCGGGATCGAACATGAAGTGATAGACAATCAGTTGTTGTCGGCCTTCAAACAGATCGAGCAGGCTGACAGGTCCATCGGGCCCGTCGAACGCATAGTCCTTTTCGATCAGCACCATTGGTAGCCGGCGACGTTGAGCGTTCACCCGATCTTTGTGTTGCGTGAGCGATTTTTCCTCAGCTAGCAATTGCTTGCGCGCGGCTTCCCATTCGTGGGCTGAAACGATGGGAGGGTGCGGAACGGCAGCAGTTGTCGTCATGATAACTTCCTGAAAATGTGGTCGAGTGAGAGAGATGCGGCGGGGCGGTGAGAAAGCAGGCGGCGCAGCGGCTTGATTGCCAGCAGCAGGCATATCAGGCAGCACACGGCGATGAGTGCGAACCGGAGCCAGGCGGCGGCTGTCCAGGAGAGACTGACGCCTGTCGCCAAAGCGACGTAGGCCGCAACGCAGGCGGGGCATTTGGGAACAACGGCGAAAACGGCGCCGGGGATCAGCCATGCGGCCAGCCGTGATCGACAAGTCGTCGGCTGTTGTGAGGCAACAGGCGGATGGCAACGGGGACAGCTCATGGCGATGTCTCCTGGCGGCAACGCTCAGCGTGCGGCTTGAAACTGCGCTTCCCGTGAGGCGATCAGCGCATTGATCGTGTCATCGACCGGCCGAATTTCAAATCCGCCGGCACGGACGCCGGGGTGTCGTGACATCAACTGAATCGCGTGGTTGAGGTCACGGGCTTCCAGAATGAGGATGCCGCCGATCTGTTCTTTGGTTTCTGCGTATGGTCCATCGGTAATCGTCACCTGACCATTGAGTGGGCGAACCGTGACCGCGCTTCGAGCCGACTGTAATGCCTCACCGCCTGCGAAGTGCCCGCCGCGACGCAGTTCATCGTCGTAGGCAAAGCATTTGTCCATGAACGTCGCCTGTTCGCTGTCCGGCAGCGCATTCCAGTCTGACTCGTTCAAGTAACCCAGGCAGATGAAGCGCATGACAAGCTCGCGATGGTTGAAGAAATTCGAAATCCGAAACACGAAATCCGATGCAACGCCCAAATTTCAATGTTCGAAAACCACGGCGGCTGACGCGGCCGGTTCACCAGATAGTCGAATGGACGAAGCCGAAATCGACACCTGTTGGTAAAGATTTTTGAAAGACGTTTCCTCAGCGATTTGCGGCGAGTTCGCGGAGGCGTTTTTCCAGAAAACGCCGCTCCGGAAGCTGTTTCGTCAGACGGAGCGCTTCTGCGTACGACTGGCTGGCGTCAGAGAAACGCTCCAGGCGGCGGCAAAGATCCGCCCGGGCCGCGTGGGCCAGATGATAGTTGGCGAGTTCGGGTCGCAGCAGCAGTTGATCGATGATGTCGAGGCCAGAGAGCGGGCCATCGCGCATGGCGACGGCGACAGCACGGTTCAATTCGACGACGGAAGAAGGCTGTGCCTGCAGCAGCAGGTCATACAGGGCGACGATCTGCGTCCAATCGGTTTGTGATGCCGATGGGGCGTTGGCATGGACCGATGCGATGCCTGCCTGAATCGCATAGACGCTCACCGGACCGGCGGCGAACGCCTGTTCCACGAGAGAAGTGCCTTCCTGAATGGCGGCAATATTCCAGGTTGAGCGGTCTTGATCTTCCAGGAGGACAATGTCACCCGTTGCGTCGGTTCTGGCAGCACGCCGCGATTCTTGAAGCAGCATCAGCGCCAGGAGTCCAATGGCTTCGGGATCGGGCAGCAATTCGATCAGCAGTCGCCCGAGACGAATTGCTTCCTGCGACAGATCCGCGCGCGTGACCGAGTCTCCCGAGGAGGCGGAGTAGCCTTCGTTGAAGACGAGGTAGACCACCGACAGCACGGAGTCGAGTCGTTCGGGGATGTCCTTCCGTTCTGGAACTTCATATGGAATCCCTGCATCGCGAATCTTGGATTTGCCGCGAACGATGCGCTGGGCAATGGTGGGCGGAGCGGTGAGGAACGCCCGAGCGATTTCTTCGGTCGTCAGTCCGCAGACTTCGCGCAGGGTGAGCGCGACTTGGGTTTCGAAGGCGAGAGCGGGATGGCAGCAGGTGAAGATCAGTCGCAACTGGTCGTCGTCGACCCCTTCGTCATTGGCGACCGCAACTGAACTGCGAGTGCGATCGAGTCGATCGGCGATCTGTGAAACCGAGGCATCAAACCGGGCACGTCGGCGAATCGCGTCAATCGCCTTGAACCGGCCTGCCGAGACGAGCCAGGCACGAGGGTTCTCAGGCAGCCCGTCGCGAGGCCAGCTTTCGACCGCCTGGGCAAATGCGTCGTGCAGAGCTTCCTCGGCGAGGTCAAAGTCACCGAGGAGCCGGATCAGCGTGGCGAAGACGCGGCGAGACTCTTTGCGATAGATCCCCTCGACCAAGGCGCCGACCGAATTGGAGGCAGGCGTCGGCATGAGGGGACGGGTTCCTGTGGGAGCAAGACCTTACTAAAAACAATTTGTCATTGGGCCATTGAGGAAGGCGCGAGACCTGAGGCTTGAGACTTGAGGGAAAGGGAGATGCGGCTCGAAGAACGACTTCTTTCCTCAAGCCTCACGTCTCAAGCCTCGGGCCTCTACTCCGAGATCCCCGGCACTGGATACTGGCGGGCGAATTCGGCGATTTCGCCGCGGACTCGTTCGCCGACGCTGGCATCATCGGCCGACTTGAGCACCTGCAGAATCCAGTTACCGACCTTTTTCATTTCGTCCTGTTTCATGCCGCGGGTGGTGAGCGCCGCGGTGCCGATGCGGACTCCGCTGGGGTCGAGCGGCTTACGCTGATCGAAGGGGATCATGTTCTTGTTGACGGTGATGCCAGCACGGTCGAGGGCTTCTTCACCAATCTTGCCGGACAGGCCGATGGCCGTCATATCGCAGAGCATGAGATGATTATCGGTGCCGCCGCTGGCCAGGCGGATGCCGCCGGACATCAGCGTTTCGGCCAGGGTACGGGCATTGGCAACGATCTGCTGGGCGTACTGCTTGAAGGAAGGCTGCAGCGCTTCCTGGAAGCAGACGGCCTTCGCGGCGACGATGTGCATGAGCGGTCCCCCTTGCAGGCCGGGGAACACAGTCTTGTCGAGAGCCTTGGCGTGCTCTTCGCGGCAGAGGACGAAGCCCGAGCGGGGACCGCGGAGGGTTTTGTGCGAGGTCGATGACACGAAATCAGCGACCTGCACCGGGTTGTTATGGACTCCTCCGGCGACTAGGCCTGCGTAGTGGGCCATGTCGACGAACAGCAGGGCGCCAACGTCACGGGCGATTTCAGCGAACTTGGGGTGATCGATTTCGCGGGGATAGGCGCTGGCGCCGGCGACGATCATTTTCGGTTTGTGTTCGCGGGCGAGGGCGGCCACCTGATCGAAGTCAATGCGGTGGTCGCTTTCACGGACGCCGTAGGGGATGACGTTGTAAAGCTGGCCTGAGAAGTTCAGGTGCATGCCGTGGGTGAGGTGTCCGCCGTGGGCGAGGTTCATCGCGAGGATGGTGTCGCCCGGCTTGAGGACCGACATGTAGACGGCCATGTTCGCCTGAGAGCCGGCGTGCGGCTGGACGTTGGCGTGATCGGCCCCGAACAGTTTGCAGACGCGATTTCGGGCAAGGGTTTCGACGTCGTCGACGAATTCACAGCCCCCGTAGTAACGGCGGCCGGGGTAGCCTTCGGCGTACTTGTTGGTGAGGACAGTTCCGGCGGCCTGTTGGATCGCGGCGCTGGTGTAGTTCTCGGAGGCGATCAGTTCCAGCCCCTCAACCTGACGACGACGTTCGTGCTGAACTGCCGACCAGACCTCAGGATCGGTCGATTCTAGGGGAGAGGGAGCGGAGGAATTTGCCATGATCAGCGGTCCTGCAGTTAAGCCGTTATCGAGTTCCCTCTGGGCTCAGAGCCGCAGTCGGGGGGACTTCAAAAATCGCGAGAGAACATTCTAGAAGGCGACAGGCCGATTGCGAAAGCAAGCAGAAAGAAATCGGGTGAAGGAAGCGTCCCGGACGCTGTGCATGACGGTGTTGGGTCAGCTTTTTGTGATTCTCTGCGTGAGAATGCGGCGGAGCGTCCGGGACGCTGGTTGCCTACGAGTTCAAAACAGCGTTCAGCACGTTGCCGTGGACGTCCGTCAGGCGGAAGTCGCGGCCGCCGTAGCGGTAGGTCAGTTTCTCGTGGTTCACGCCGAGTTGATGGAGGACGGTCGCCCACAGGTCGTAGACGGTGCATTTGTTCTCGACGGCGTGGTAGCCGAACTCGTCGGTCGCGCCGTAGATCGTCCCTCCTTTCACACCGCCGCCCGCCAGCCAGACGCTGAAGCCGAAGGGGTTGTGATCGCGGCCGTCGCTGCCTTGCGAGAAAGGGGTGCGGCCGAACTCGCCTGCCCAGACGATCAGCGTGTCGTCCAGAAGTCCACGGGCACGGAGGTCTTGAATGAGAGCGGTGATGGGCTGGTCGACCTGTTGGCCCATCAGTCGATGCCCTTGTTCCAGCTTGCCATGCTGGTCCCAGGGATTCGGAGCATTGCCAGCGCCGATGTTGCGCGACAGACAACTGAGTTCGATAAAGCGTACTCCCCGTTCGACCAGCCGGCGGGCGAGCAAGCACTGTCTGGCGTAGGCAGCCATCTCGATGTCGGACGAGTCAACGCCGTACAGGTCGCGGGTCTGTTGCGTCTCGCCGGAGATGTCGCAGAGTTCCGGCACCGCGGACTGCATGCGAAATGCTGTTTCGTAATTCTGAATGGCGGCATCGACGCCTGCGTTCTCGGCGGTCGCCTGGAGAAAGCCAGAGTCGAAGGCTTTGACGAAATCGAGTCGCTGCCGCTGGATGTCGCCGGGATCAGGCGAGCGGATGTTGCGGATTGCTTCCGCGCGGTCTGCCTGCAGGATGGAACCTTGATGCTGAGCCGGGAGGAAGCCGTTGCTGAACAGGCTGATGCCGCCATGCGGAGCGGTGGCGTTGCCGCTTTGGAGGACCACATAGGCGGGGAGGTCGCGATTCTCGGTGCCGAGACCATAGGCCGCCCAGGCGCCGGCGCTGGGGTAGCCCATGATGGGAAACCCTGTGTGCATGAAGAAGTTCCCCTGAGCATGCTCGTTGACGGGCGAGGTCATCGAGCGAATGACCGCCAGCTCGTCAGCGACGGCGGCCAGGCGGGGGAACATGCTGCTGATGGGGATACCGCTTTCCCCGGCGGGAGCAAACGTGAAGGGGCTGGCCATCACGTTGCCGTTGTTGTTGAACTGCGTGCGTTCGGTTTTGACCGGCAGCGGCTGACCATGCAGCTTCTGCAGGAGGGGTTTGGGATCGAACGAATCGACCTGAGAGACGCCGCCGGACATAAAGCAGAAGATGACGTGCTTTGCACGGGGCGGATGATGCAGTTGCGTCAATGAACCAGTGGTGGGCTGCGTTTGGGCGGCATCGGCGATCAGGCTGCCCAGAGCGAGCGAGCCAAAGCCGAGCGAGCACCGCTGCAGTATCTGTCGTCGTGAAAGGAATTGTTGAAACATCTCGTTTTCCTAGGCGACCTGAATCTTCGGA contains:
- a CDS encoding DUF1579 domain-containing protein, with the protein product MHVEPQPQHRWLQQLIGKWTFEVEANMGPDQPPMKHQGSEVVRGLGEIWILCEGQGEMPDGGIGKTIMTLGYDTAKQRFVGTFIGSMMTYMWPYDGELDADEKVLKLNSVGLNFEQTAMVNYIDTITIVTPDHRTLTSQIQQPDGTWLHFMTGHYHRQK
- a CDS encoding DUF899 domain-containing protein, whose translation is MTTTAAVPHPPIVSAHEWEAARKQLLAEEKSLTQHKDRVNAQRRRLPMVLIEKDYAFDGPDGPVSLLDLFEGRQQLIVYHFMFDPAWDKGCPGCTGLVNAMGDLSMLNARQTTLALISRAPLEKLLKYKQQQGWNRTWVSSFNNRFNYDFHVTLDKSVVPLEYNFRKAEELESRQAAEPWFLQGESHGTSVFFRIDDNVYHTYSTYARGCESLTDSYSLLDITPYGRQEDFEDSPAGWPQKPTYGG
- a CDS encoding YciI family protein: MRFICLGYLNESDWNALPDSEQATFMDKCFAYDDELRRGGHFAGGEALQSARSAVTVRPLNGQVTITDGPYAETKEQIGGILILEARDLNHAIQLMSRHPGVRAGGFEIRPVDDTINALIASREAQFQAAR
- a CDS encoding RNA polymerase sigma factor, producing the protein MPTPASNSVGALVEGIYRKESRRVFATLIRLLGDFDLAEEALHDAFAQAVESWPRDGLPENPRAWLVSAGRFKAIDAIRRRARFDASVSQIADRLDRTRSSVAVANDEGVDDDQLRLIFTCCHPALAFETQVALTLREVCGLTTEEIARAFLTAPPTIAQRIVRGKSKIRDAGIPYEVPERKDIPERLDSVLSVVYLVFNEGYSASSGDSVTRADLSQEAIRLGRLLIELLPDPEAIGLLALMLLQESRRAARTDATGDIVLLEDQDRSTWNIAAIQEGTSLVEQAFAAGPVSVYAIQAGIASVHANAPSASQTDWTQIVALYDLLLQAQPSSVVELNRAVAVAMRDGPLSGLDIIDQLLLRPELANYHLAHAARADLCRRLERFSDASQSYAEALRLTKQLPERRFLEKRLRELAANR
- a CDS encoding serine hydroxymethyltransferase; the protein is MANSSAPSPLESTDPEVWSAVQHERRRQVEGLELIASENYTSAAIQQAAGTVLTNKYAEGYPGRRYYGGCEFVDDVETLARNRVCKLFGADHANVQPHAGSQANMAVYMSVLKPGDTILAMNLAHGGHLTHGMHLNFSGQLYNVIPYGVRESDHRIDFDQVAALAREHKPKMIVAGASAYPREIDHPKFAEIARDVGALLFVDMAHYAGLVAGGVHNNPVQVADFVSSTSHKTLRGPRSGFVLCREEHAKALDKTVFPGLQGGPLMHIVAAKAVCFQEALQPSFKQYAQQIVANARTLAETLMSGGIRLASGGTDNHLMLCDMTAIGLSGKIGEEALDRAGITVNKNMIPFDQRKPLDPSGVRIGTAALTTRGMKQDEMKKVGNWILQVLKSADDASVGERVRGEIAEFARQYPVPGISE
- a CDS encoding DUF1501 domain-containing protein, whose translation is MFQQFLSRRQILQRCSLGFGSLALGSLIADAAQTQPTTGSLTQLHHPPRAKHVIFCFMSGGVSQVDSFDPKPLLQKLHGQPLPVKTERTQFNNNGNVMASPFTFAPAGESGIPISSMFPRLAAVADELAVIRSMTSPVNEHAQGNFFMHTGFPIMGYPSAGAWAAYGLGTENRDLPAYVVLQSGNATAPHGGISLFSNGFLPAQHQGSILQADRAEAIRNIRSPDPGDIQRQRLDFVKAFDSGFLQATAENAGVDAAIQNYETAFRMQSAVPELCDISGETQQTRDLYGVDSSDIEMAAYARQCLLARRLVERGVRFIELSCLSRNIGAGNAPNPWDQHGKLEQGHRLMGQQVDQPITALIQDLRARGLLDDTLIVWAGEFGRTPFSQGSDGRDHNPFGFSVWLAGGGVKGGTIYGATDEFGYHAVENKCTVYDLWATVLHQLGVNHEKLTYRYGGRDFRLTDVHGNVLNAVLNS